The sequence below is a genomic window from Oscillospiraceae bacterium.
TTCCAGCACCACGGGCAGGCCGTAGCGCCGGGCGACGGCCTCCCCTATCTCCACCTTGTACAGCGCGTCGGCGGCCCGGTCCTTGCGCCAGAAGCAGCGGCCGTCCACCACCCCCAGCCCGCCCACGCCGATGGCCCTGAGCTCCCTGCGCTCCGCCTGGGCGTCCAGGTAGGCCAGGGCGGAGCGCTCCAGGTCCCCGTCCGGGCAGGGGAGCCGCTCATACTCCACAATCTCCCCGCACTGGTTGATCACCAGGCCGTCCACCCGGTCCACCGACATGCAGATGGCCGCGCCGTGGTACCGCTCCGGCCGGAAGCGGTAGCGCTCGGCCTTCCGGCCGCCGCTGGACGGGTCGCTGCCCATGGATTCAATCTCCCCGTTCTCCAGCATACCGGAGAGCAGGGCGCGCACGGTGGTGGGGCTGATGCCGGTCTCCCGGACCAGCTCCGCCCGGGTGGCGGTGCCCTTTGTCCGCAGCACCCGGCGGATGTACGACTGGTTCGCCTGCTTCAAGATCCCCGGCCTGGCGGTCAAATTATCCATAGCGGCCCCTCCGATACTTTTATTACCTTCTTATAAAAGTTTACAACATAAGTATAGGCCCACCGCCGCCCCTTGTCAACCGCAAAATGAAAGCGTCCCCATCCGTCAGGATGGGGACGCGCTGTTTTCCTCACAGCACCTTGGACAGGAAGTCCACGGTACGCTGCTCCCTGGGGTGGTCGAAGAAGGCCTTGGGCTCGTTCTGCTCCAGGATTTTGCCCCCGTCCATGAAGAGCACCCGGGTGCCCACCTCGCGGGCGAAGCCCATCTCGTGGGTGACCACCACCATGGTCATCCCCTCGCGGGCCAGCTCCTTCATGACCTCCAGCACCTCGCCCACCATCTCGGGGTCCAGGGCGGACGTGGGCTCGTCAAAGAGCATCAGCTTGGGCCGCATGGCCAGGGCCCGCACGATGGCGATGCGCTGCTTCTGCCCGCCGGAGAGCTGGGCGGGGTAGGCGTCCGCCTTCTCCTCCAGGCCCACCCGGCGCAGAAGGGCGGTGGCGGTGTCGTCGGCCTCGGCCTGGCCCATGAGCTTGGTGCGCACCGGGGCCAGGGTGATGTTTTTGCGGATGGTCATGTTGGGAAAGAGGTTAAAGTGCTGGAACACCATGCCCATCTGGCGGCGCACCGCGTTGATGTCGGTCTTGGGGTCGGTGACCACGGTGCCGTCGAAGGTGATGGAGCCCCCGGTGGGCTCCTCCAGCAGGTTGAGGCAGCGCAGGAAGGTGGACTTGCCGGATCCGGAGGGCCCAATGACCACCACCTTCTCCCCCACGTCAATGTGCTCGTTCAGATCGTCCAGGACCAGATGGTCGCCGAAGGATTTGCTCAGATGCTCAACGTCGATCACTTTGACGCAGCCTCCTTTCCAGCTTGCCCTGGAGCCAGGTCAGCAGCATGACCACCACCAGGTACATGACCGCGATGCCCAGCAAGGGGAACATGACCTCATAGGTCTTGGAGCCCACGGCCTGGGCGTAGTACACCAGCTCCGCCCCGCCGATGGCGGAGACCAGGGAGGTGTCCTTGAACAGGGTGATGAACTCGTTGCCCAGGGCGGGCAGGATGTTCTTGAAGGCCTGGGGGATGACGATAAAGCGCATGGTGTCCAGATAGCCCATGCCCAGGGAGCGGCCCGCCTCGTTCTGGCCGCCGTCCACGCTCATGAGCCCGCCGCGGACGATCTCGGCCACGTAGGCGCCCGAGTTGATGCCCAGGCCCAGCGCGCCCACCATGGTGTGGTTGCGGCTGGTCTTGAAGATGACGAAGCCCCAGATCAGGAGCTGCACCATCATGGGGGTGCCGCGGATGACGGTGGTGTACACCTTGCACACGGCGTTGAGCAGCCCCAGGGCGGGATTGCGGCGGCCCAGCCGCTGCTGGTCGTGGGCGGTGCGGATGACGGCCACCACCACGCCCAGGATGATGCCCAGGATCAGGGCGATCACGGTGAGCTGCAGGGTGGCGGACAGGCCCTGGAGGTAGAGCTTCCAGCGCTCTCCCGTCACGAAGGCCGTGTTGAACTTTGCCGCAAAGTTCGACCAGAAATCCATTGGGGGCCTCCTTTCTCTTCTCTCACTTCGCACAGAGAAGGGCGGCCGGTGAGGGCCGCCCTTCGCCTGGTGTGTTTTTAACCGGCGGTGATGTACTTGTCGACGATGGACTGGAGGGTGCCGTCGGCGGTCAGCTCCTGGAGGGCGTTGTTCACGGCCTCCAGCAGGGCGGTGTTGCCCTTGGCCATGCCGATGGCGTAGTCCTCGTTGGCGAACTCGGTGTCCAGGATCTTCAGGCCCGCGTTGGCCTTGACGAACTCCTGGGCGGGCATGTTGTCGATGACCACGGCGTCCACCTGGCCGTTGAGCAGGGCCTGGATGGCGGTGGCGCCGGTGTCGAACGCGGTGACGTGCTCCTCACCGTAGCCGCCGTTGTCAGGGGTGTCGGAGCAGTAGAGGTAGCCGGTGGTGCCCCGCTGGGTGCCGATCTTGTCGGCGTTGGCCAGGTCGTCCACGGTGGCGATGGGGGAGTCCTCCTTGACGATGATGACCTGGACGCCGTTGGCGTAGCTGTCGGAGAAGTCCATAACCGCCTGGCGCTCGGCGGTGACGGTGACGCCCGCCATGACGATGTCGCTCTGGCCGTTCTGGGCGGCCAGCAGGGCGGCGTCGAAGCCCATATCGTCCACAACCAGCTCCAGGCCCAGCTTGGCGGCGATGGCGCCCGCCACCTCCACGTCGATGCCCTCGAAGGAGCCGTCGTCGGCGATCATCTCATAGGGAGGGAAGGCGGCGTTGGTGGACATGTGGAGCTTGCCGGCCTCCACGGTGGCCAGCTCCCCGGCGGGGGCGGCGCTCTCAGGGGCCGGGGCCGCGGACTGGGGGGAGGGAGCGGCGCTCTCAGGGGCGGGGGTGGCGGCGTTGCCGGTGCCGCCGGAGCAGGCGGCCAGGGAAAGGGTCAGCGCAAGGGCGAGGGTCAGCGCGCCCAGCTTCTTCAGATGTTTCATATTCATTCTCTCCTCATTGCGATTTCGGGGCTTCTCTTACTGTCTGCAATTATACACTGTATTCACAGAAATGCAAGGGGTTTTCCGATATTTATTCATATTTATGCAAATGGCATAAGAAAAGGCAGGGCCGAAGCCCTGCCTTTTCACAGATTAGACGGATTCTACTTCTGGGTGGCGTACATAAAGAAGAAGAAGCCCAGGGGGGTGTAGTACACACCGCCGACGTTGTCCTGCATCATGTACTTCTGGGTGTAGAAGTAGATGGGGCCCAGCGCCCAGTCCTGGCCGATGATCAGGTCCTCGGCGTCGTGCATGGCCTGCATACGCTCAGCGGCGTCAGAGGTGGACAGAGCCTTCTGGATCAGGGCGTCGTAGTCGGGGTTGGCGTACTGGGCGTCGTTGTTGCCGCCGCCGGTCAGCCACATGTCCAGGAAGCCCATGGGGTCGTTGTAGTCGTTGATCCAGCCGTTACGCGCGATCTGGTAGTCGCCCTGCTTACGGGTCTCCAGGAACACGGACCAGTCCTGGTTCTTCAGGGTGACGGTCACGCCCAGGCCCTCCTGCCACTGCTGCTGCAGGGCCTCGCCGATGGCCTTGTGGTTGTCGGAGGTGTTGTACAGGTACTCAACCACGGGGAAGGTGGAGCGGTCGGTGTAGCCGGCCTCGTCCAGCAGCTTGTTGGCCTCGGCCAGGTTCTTCTGGTAGATCTCGTCGGTGGTGGGAGCCTCCCAGTAGGCGCCGCCGTTGGCGCGGAAGTCGGAGTTGGGCTCGGCGTCGGAGATGCCGGAGGGCACCCAGCCGTTGGCGGGGATCTGGCCGGTCTGGGTCACGTAGTCCACGATGTACTGGCTGTTGATGGCCAGGGTGAAGGCCTTACGCACGCGCCAGTCGTCGAAGGGGGCCTTCTCGTTCTGGTAGCACACATAGTAGGTGCCCAGGTAGGGGATGATCTTCAGCTCGCCGGTGGACAGCAGGGTGGCGATCTCGTCAACGGGCATATCCTCGATGAACTGCAGCTCGTTGGAGCGGAAGCCGGCCAGCATGGCGTTCTGGTCGTCGGTCAGGGTAAAGGTGATGGAGTCGGGGCCCAGGTTGGCGTAGTCATAGTACTGGTCGTTCTTGACCATGACGATCTTCTGGTTATGTACCCACTCGCTCATCTTGTAAGCGCCGTTGGTGAGGTAGGTCTCGGGGGAGAAGGTCCACTGGTCGCCGTTGGCGGCAATGGTGTCCTCACGGATGGGCAGCAGGGCGGGGAAGGCGCACAGCTCCAGGAAGTAGGGCAGGTCGGTGTACAGGGTGACCTGGAAGGTCTTGTCGTCGATGGCCTTGGCCATCAGAGTGTCGGCGGCGGCGGTGCCGTCGCTGATCTCGTTGTAGCCCACCACGGAGCTGGCCATGTTGCGGTAGTCGGCCGCGGTCTCCAGATCCACCAGGCGCTTCCAGGCGTACTCGAAGTCACCGGCGGTGACGGGCTTGCCGTCGGACCACTTGATGTCGTCGCGCAGATGGAAGGTGTAGGTCACCATGCCGGCGGTAATGCCCTTCTCGGGATCGTCCGCCTCGTGGACAACCTTGTCATAGCTGGCGGCCTGGCCGGGCACCAGCTCGGCGTAGTTGATGGTGGCGTCCTCGACGCCCACGCCGTTGTCCACCCACTTCATCAGACCCTCGAACATGTGCTGGGTCATGACGGCGCCGTCAACGGCGCTGTTCAGGGCGGGGTCGATGGTCTGCGGCTCGGACGCGATGCACACGCTCAGGTCGAACGTGCCGCTGGGGGCGGGCGCCTGAGTCTCAGGGGCGGGCGCCTGGCTCTCGGGAGCCTGAGTCGCGGGCGCCTGGCTCGGAGTCTCGGTGGTATTGGAGCAGCCGGCAAACAGGCCGGCCACCATGGCCACGGCCAGGAGCAGAGACAGAAGTTTCGTCTTCTTCATTGCTTGAACCTCCATTTTAATTTTTGTATCGCCTCCTCAGGAGGCGTGATACACAATTCGCGTTCTTCGCCTGTCCCGCATGCGGGACAGGCGAAAGGCCCATGGGCCTTTCCAGTAACAGGAGTATTATACCATGGAGTTCGCTTTGTTGTAAAGCAAATGTTTCAAGAATGTTAACTGAATTGCAGCTTCATTTTCTGCGGCTTGCACAAAATTTACAGTTTGTGGGTATCGGGCCAGGCCTTCTCGGGGCGCGCGGTGGCCCGCGCCGTCTGTCACGCCTTGGTTCCCTCCGCGACGGTCGCTAAGCCCCTATTCCGCGAAAAACACCGTGCGGCTTGCGGGGGACGCCGCACCTGCTTTTTCGTCTACATAGCGTCTTAGCTTCCTGCTCCGGGAAGCCGGCGCTTCCTCTTACCCCAGCAAATGACACGCGGCCCAATGTCCCGGCGCGTGTTCCCCACCCGGCTTGCGCCGTGCGGGGGCCCCGTTCATTTAAACCTGCCCGGGCGGAGTGAATCCGCCCCGCATCAAGGGTTTGCCCCGGGGGGCAAACCGCTTGTTCGCCGCTGGCGCGGCGGCTCGCCTGTGGCTCGCAGGGGCCCGCGCCGTCTGTCACGCCTTGGTTCCCTCCGCGACGGTCACTAAGCCCCTATTCCGCGAAAAACACCGTGCGGCTTGCGGGGGACGCCGCACCTGCTTTTTCGTCTGCATAGCGTCTTAGCTTCCTGCTCCGGGAAGCCGGCGCTTCCTCTTACCCCAGCAGATGACACGCTGCCCAATGTCCCGGCGCGTGCTCCTTGAATTCGGGCACGGCCTCCTTGCACTTCTCGGTGGCATAGGGGCAGCGGGTGTGGAACCGGCAGCCGGTCGGGGGGTTCATGGGGGAGGGGATGTCGCCCTCCAGCACGATGCGCTGCCGGGAACGGGAGACCTCGGGGTCGGGCACCGGCACGGCGGAGAGCAGGGTCTTGGTGTAGGGGTGCAGCGGGTTTTTATTCAGCTCGTAGCTCTCGGCCAGCTCCACCATGCAGCCCAGGTACATCACGCCGATGCGCCGGGAGATGTGGCGCACCACGCTCAGGTCGTGGGCGATGAAGAGGTAGGTCAGCCCCAGCTCCTGCTGCATATCCTCCAGCATGTTGACCACCTGGGACTGGATGGACACGTCCAGGGCGGAGATGGGCTCGTCGCACACGATGAACTCGGGCTTCACCGCCAGGGCGCGGGCGATGCCCACGCGCTGCTGCTGGCCGCCGGAGAACTCGTGGGGGTAGCGGTTGGCGTGCTCGGTATTCAGCCCTACCTGGCCCAGCAGCTCCTTGATGCGCTCGGTGCGCTCGGCCTTGCTGGAGTACAGCTTGTGGATGTCCAGCGCCTCGCCGATGATCTCGCCCACCGTCATGCGGGGGTCCAAGGAGGCGGAGGGGTCCTGGAAGATGATCTGCATCTTCCGGCGGTAGGGCAGCATGTTGACGGTCTTGGGCTTGGGCACCTTGACGCGCTCCAGCTGGCCCTGGGGGCCGGGCTTGAAGGGGTCCTCCCCCTCGAAGATGGTCTCGCCGCCATAGACGATCCGGCCCGAGGTGGGCTGGTGGAGCTGGAGGATGGTGCGCCCCAGGGTGGTCTTGCCGCAGCCGGACTCGCCCACCAGGCCCAGGGTCTCGCCCTTCTCGATATAGAGGGAGACGTTCTCCACCGCCTGGACGCCGGGGCCCTTGGTGCCCTTGACGGGGAAGTATTTTTTCAGGTTCTTTACTTCCAGCAGGATTTCGCCCTTACTCATCGCTTCCACCGTCCTTCCTCTGGTCGTCCTGGCGGGCGCCGCCGCCGCGGGAGCAGAAGGGCTCGCCCTTCTTCTGCTCCTCCACCCGCAGCCAGCAGGCGGAGCGGTGCCCGTCGCCCACGTCCACGTAGGGGGGCATCTTTTTCAGGCAGATCTTCATGGCGTGCTCGCACCGGGGGGCGAAGGGGCAGCCCTCGGGCGGGTTGAGCATATCCACGGGGGTGCCCTCGATGGGGATCAGGCGCTCGTGCTCCTCCGCATCCACGCGGGGCATGGAGCGCAGCAGGCCCATGGTATAGGGGTGGGCGGGCTTGTAGAAGATGTCGTCCACCGGCCCCTGCTCCACCATCCGCCCGGCGTACATGACGGAGACCTTGTCGCAGATCTCGGCCACCACGCCCAGGTTGTGGGTGATGAAAATGATGCCCATGTGGGTCTTCTTCTGCAGGTTCTTCATCAGCTCCAGGATCTGTGCCTGGATGGTCACGTCCAGAGCCGTGGTGGGCTCGTCCGCGATCAGCAGCTGGGGGTGGCAGATAAGGCCCATGGCGATCATGACGCGCTGGCGCATGCCGCCTGAGAACTCGTGGGGGTACTGCTTCATCCGCTTGGCCACGTTGTTGATGCCCACCAGCTCCAGCATGTCCATGGCCCGCTTGGCGGCGGTCTCCTTGGAGATGGACTTGTCGTGGGCCCGCAGGGCCTCGACGAGCTGGTTGCCCACGGTGTAGACCGGGTTGAGGCAGGTCATGGGGTTTTGGAAGATCATGGATACCTTGCTACCCCGGAAGGCAGTCATCTGCTCCTTGGTGTAGGCCAGCACGTCCTCGCCCTCAAAGGTGATGGACCCGCCGATGACCTTGCCGGGGGACTGGAGCAGGCCCATGATGGAGTAGGCCTCCACGCTCTTGCCGGAGCCGGACTCGCCCACGATGCCCATGACCTCGCCGTAGTTCAGGCTGTAGGTGATGCCGCCCACCGCCTTGACCTCGCCGGCGGGGGTGAAGAAGGAGACGTGGAGATCCTTGACCTCCAGCAGGGTTTTGCCGCTCTTGTCGGCGGCGTCCGCCTGGGCGTCGAGCTGCGCGTCGTAGCGCTCCTGTTCGTTCGTATTCTGTGCCATAGTCGTTTCCTCCCTCCTTATTTCTTCAGTCTCGGGTCAAGCGCATCCCGCAACCCGTCGCCGAAGAGGTTGAAGGCGAGGATCATGATGCTCAGGATACCGGCCGGGAAGAACATGCGGTACGGATAGGTGTACAGGCCGCCCAGGGCCTCGGTGCACATGGAGCCCAGGCTGGTGAGGGGGGCGGACACGCCCACGCCCAGGAAGGACAGGAAGGACTCCAGGAAGATGGCCGAGGGGATCTGCAGGCAGGTGGTGACCACGATCTGGCCCACGCAGTTGGGCAGCAGGTGGCGCTTGATGATGCGGGGGCCCTTGGCGCCCAGGGCGCGGGCGGCGGTGACGTACTCCTGCTCCTTGAGCTGGATGATCTGGCCGCGGATGATGCGGGACATGGTGACCCAGTACAGCAGGCCGAAGGCGATGAACATGGCGATGAGGTTGGAGCCCAGCACCACGATGACGCCCGCGAAGGGCCCGTTGGGGTTTGTGTTGACGTATTCCGTCAGGGAGATGCCCAAAACGGTGGAGATCAGCAGGATGACCAGCACCTCGGGAATGGAGTAGATCATCTCCACGATGCGCTGCATGACGGCGTCCACCTTGCCGCCGAAGTAGCCGGAGATGGAGCCGTACAGGGCGCCGATGACCAGCACCAGCAGGGCGGCGCACACGCCCACGATCATGGAAACCCGGGTGCCCACCATGACGCGGACCATGATGTCGCGGCCGAACTTGTCGGTGCCGAAGACGTGGGGGAAGACGGACTCGCCGTTGGCCTGGCGCTCCAGCTCCTTGACGGAGTAGCCGCCGAAATGGGCCTTGATGCCCAGCTCACGGCGCACCTCGGACTCCTTCACGTCCTCGCCGGCCGCGTCCTGGCCCTGGGCGGCGGACTTGGCCGCGGCCATGATCTTCGCCTTGTCCACGGGGGTGAGGGTCTTGCCCTCGGCGGCGGCCTCCTCCTGGGCCTTGGCCCATGCCTCCTCAGGGGTGAGGGAGGAGGCGCCCGTGCGCTCGGCCATCTCGGCGTTCAGCCGCTGCTGGTCGGCCAGGGTGTAGTGCCAGGGGTGCAGGTTCTCCGCGCCGGCGTTGAACTGCGCGTAGCCGTAGGGCACCAGCACGGGGCCCAGGAAGGCGAAGAGGAAAATGATGATCAGCACGCCCATGGCCACCATGGCCACGGTGTTCTTCCGCAGGCGCCGCCAGGCGTCCTTCCAGTAGGAGACGCTCTTGCGGTCCTGGATAAAGTCCTCCTTTTCCTGCTGGCTGGCCGCGGCGAAGTCCTCGTCGGTCAGGGTGTTCCAATCCAGGATGTCCTCGTCGGGCTGGAGGGAAAAGGCGCGTTTTAACTTCTTTCTTGCCATCGCTTAGTTCCCTCCCTTGGTCAGATTGATTCTGGGGTCGACCAGCTTGTAGAGGATGTCCACCACCAGGTTCATAATGATGATAAAGGTCGCCAGGAAAATGGTGGTGCCCATGATCACCGGGTAGTCGCGGTTGGGGATGGCCTGCACGAAGTAGCGGCCCAGGCCGGGGATGGAGAAGACCTTCTCCACCACGAAGCCGCCGGACAGGGTAAAGGCCACCTGGGGCCCCAGGTAGGTGATGACGGGGATCAGGGCGTTGCGCAGGGCGTGCTTGAAGATGATGGGCGCCGTCTTCAGGCCCTTGGCCCGGGCCGTCTTGATGTACTCCTGGTTGATGGCGTCCAGCATGGCGGCGCGGGTCTGCCGGGCCATGTAGCACATGGGGTAGAAGCCCAGTGCCAGACACGGCAGCACGTAGGACTTCGGCGTGCCGTCGAATATGGTCGGGAAGACCTTCCACACGCCTCCGCAGAACGCGAACAGCAGCAGCGACGCCACCACGAACGACGGCATGGAGATGCCGATGGTACACACCACCCGCAGGGTGCTGTCGGTGGCGGTGCCCCGGTTGTAGGCGGCCAGACAGCCCAGCGTCACCCCCACCACAACGGCCCAGAGCAGGGCGAACAGGCCAATCTTGGCGGAGACGGGGAACATCTCCTTGATGATGTTGATGACGGGGTAGTTCTTCTGCATCTTGATGGACTGGCCGAAGTCCCCCTGCAGCATGTTGCCCAGGTACTTGACCAGCTGGACGGGCAGGGGCTTATCCAAGCCGTACTTTGCGTTCAGGGCCTCGATGACCTGGGGGGAGGGCGTCTTTTCCGACAGCCACGGGTTACCCGGGATCGCGTGCATTACAAAAAAGGTAATACACGCCACCACCAGGATGGTAACGATAGCCATCAAGACACGCTTTACCACATATTTTGCCATTTCTTCACTTCCTATAACAATTGTTCAATCCCATAGTGCACCATCATAAAAGGTTCGTCTATTTTATCGCAATTTTCCGGCACCGTCAAGGATCTGTCGCTATGGAATTGCTGGCAGTTCCGTCACATCCTGCACATGTCCGTGCATTGCGCACAATGTCCGCCGGTATTGTCCGTATATTGTTTCGTGTTTCTAAAACATTTGGGCCGCTATTTTAAGTTTATTGCCGCCTTGTTCAGTTATCTTGCTCTCTTTCCGTCAATTTTCCCGTTTTTCGGCGCATAAAATCCATTCGTCGTTTTTTGGCGGGCTGCGCTGCAAATGAATCGTTTTGCAGGCAAAGTTTCAAAATAAGCGCAACGGCGGGGGAGATCCCCCGCCGTTGCGCTCTTTTTCCTGCATTTAGTCAAATCCGAAGCCCATATAGGCCCCCGCTGCGTAGCCCCAGAGGCGTTCTTTCTCTCTACTATACCACTTTACCATGCCAAAGGGCTGGGTGTAGCTCCCCGGCAGGCCGCCCCAGAAGGCCGGGGTGCGGATGTGGTAGCGCAGGGCGGGCAGGTGGCCGGCCACCAGGGCCGCGGCCCCCGCCATCTGCCGCTCCGGGATAAGCAGCTCCTTGAGCACCACGGTCTCGTCGTCCAGGTACTCGGCGGCGCAGCAGCCCTCCACCCCGTCCACGGTGAGGCGGAACAGGTCGGTGCCCGTCATGGCGGACAGCCCCCGCTGGTAGTCCACCAGCGCGTCGGAGTAGGCCACGTAGCGCTCCCCCGCCAGCAGCCCGTCCCGGATGCGGTTGTACGCCCCCGCCTCCACCGGGGCGATGGCGTCCCCCGCCTTGCCCGGCTCCACCAGCTCCCGCAGCAGCTCCACCTCCCGGGTGACGAAGCACTCGTCAAAATCCACGCTGCTGAAAAACTTGTGCAGGCTGGGCTCGGCGGGCACCACGGTGACGCAGTCCACCTCCCGCTGGCGCAGGTAGAAGTCCAGGTAGTGCAGGATCTGCCTGCCGTACCCCTTCTTGCGCGCGGCCGGGTCGGTGGCCAGGGCGTAGACGTAGGCCGCCCGGGCGCTCACCCCCTCCGGGGCGCGCAGGGTCATGGGAAAGAGGGCCAGCATGGTGGACAGCTTGCCGTCCTCCACCAGCACCATCATGTTCTCGGGGGAATAGTAGTTTTGGTAAAAGTAGTCGATATAGCTGTCCTCGTCCCCGAACGCCAGCTTCCAAAGCTGCTTCTGGGCCGGGACCTCCTCTTGGCGCGAGGCGCGTATCTCCACCATTCTGCTCCCCTCCTTTCCTTGCATTAAAATGATTCTATCAGTCCAGAGCGCCGTCCAGGACGGCGCTGTGCTTCTCCACCATCAGGTCGGGGTAGTAGGACTGCTTGGCCTTGCGCAGGCCCTCCACCCCCATGTCGTCCTCCCGGTTGAGGTACTTCACCTCCGGGTGGCGCGCCCGCACCCAGCGGGCGAACTCCCGGTTGATCATGGCGTAGGCCCCCTGGAGCTCGCCGTAGGCCTTCTCGAAGTGGACGTCGTAGGTGTCCGAGCTCAGGTAGTCCCCCATGGTGAAGGCCACCACCTCCCCGTGCACCCGGATGAGGCCGCCCTCCAGTCCCAGTTCGCGGAAATGCCCCATGGCCAGGCGCAGGGCCACCCCCTCGTTGCCCAGATCCTCCTCCTCCGAGGCCCCCTCCCGCTCCCGTGAGCGCAGGTACCACTGCTCGTCCATGGTCAGGCATTCGGGCAGGTTTTCGGGGGTGAGCTCCTCGTAGGCCCAGGTGGGGTTGTTCTCTATAAAGCGGTTGATGTGGTTGCGCTTGGCGTGCAGGCGCTTACCCCCCAGATCCGCCAGGCGGTCGATCTCATAGAGGTAGTCGTAGCCGTCCCGGTCGTGCTCGAAGCGGAACCGGCCGGGGAAGAGGCGCTCCAGCTCCCCCTCCTGCCGCTCGGTGAGGCACACCAGCCGCAGCGCCTGCTCCCGCCGGTCGGCCTCCCCCTTCAGCGCCCGCACCGCCCCGGCCACGTCCCCCGCCCCGGCGGGATACAGGTAGCTGCACCCCAGGCCGCCGCACAGGTGGACCAGGAGGAAATCGTTCCAGCGGGCAATCTCGTGCTTGTACGCGTCCTTCCACGCGTAGATGTTGGTGAAATTATATTCGCACCCCCGGTAGTCGGCCTGCCGCAGCAGGGCGTCCACCCAGGGCTTGTCGGATACCTCCGGCGCTCGGAACTCTATCATAAGTATGTGCGCTCCCAACGGATTTGATTTTGAACGGTGGCATTTTATCACAATTCCCAGTAATATGCAAGGGATTTCCGGCAGGCATAAAATATACTTTACGTTTCATTGCCAGACGTGGTAAACTGGGCATATCACTTCAGGAAAGAGGGTGGCCGCGGTTTGAAGCGATTGGACAAAAAGGGCTTTACGCTTGCGGAACTTCTCATTGTCGTTGCCATCATCGGCGTGCTGGCCGCCATCGCCATCCCGGTATTTACCGGCAGCCTCAAGCACACCGAGGAGACGGTCTGCCTCAGCAACCGCACTTCCCTGGCGCATCAGCTCATTTATGAGCAGATGGCAAACGGTAATTTTACAGAAAATGAGCTGCGCGATAAAATCGCAGCCTCCGATATTAAGTGTCCGAAGGGGAATCACTACTATTTAGAGAAGTTTGATGGTGGTTCCTTTGTAATCGGCTGCGCGGATCACACAAAAACCGTCCCACAAAAAACTCTGGAGGACTATCCGCAGCTGGTCACCGATTGGTTTGCTACCTCCCCCTCTTATAAGGATCCCAATAACGACTCTATCCGAAACTTCTTTTTCAAAAAGTATGCGGACAACCTTCCAACGCTAACCGTCGATGGAACCGTCTATTACATCCAGCCGTTCTACAGCAGCAGCAGCCAATCTGACGCTGCGGTTGACGACTACGAAAGGC
It includes:
- the artM gene encoding peptide ABC transporter ATP-binding protein; protein product: MIDVEHLSKSFGDHLVLDDLNEHIDVGEKVVVIGPSGSGKSTFLRCLNLLEEPTGGSITFDGTVVTDPKTDINAVRRQMGMVFQHFNLFPNMTIRKNITLAPVRTKLMGQAEADDTATALLRRVGLEEKADAYPAQLSGGQKQRIAIVRALAMRPKLMLFDEPTSALDPEMVGEVLEVMKELAREGMTMVVVTHEMGFAREVGTRVLFMDGGKILEQNEPKAFFDHPREQRTVDFLSKVL
- a CDS encoding amino acid ABC transporter permease encodes the protein MDFWSNFAAKFNTAFVTGERWKLYLQGLSATLQLTVIALILGIILGVVVAVIRTAHDQQRLGRRNPALGLLNAVCKVYTTVIRGTPMMVQLLIWGFVIFKTSRNHTMVGALGLGINSGAYVAEIVRGGLMSVDGGQNEAGRSLGMGYLDTMRFIVIPQAFKNILPALGNEFITLFKDTSLVSAIGGAELVYYAQAVGSKTYEVMFPLLGIAVMYLVVVMLLTWLQGKLERRLRQSDRR
- the artI gene encoding basic amino acid ABC transporter substrate-binding protein translates to MKHLKKLGALTLALALTLSLAACSGGTGNAATPAPESAAPSPQSAAPAPESAAPAGELATVEAGKLHMSTNAAFPPYEMIADDGSFEGIDVEVAGAIAAKLGLELVVDDMGFDAALLAAQNGQSDIVMAGVTVTAERQAVMDFSDSYANGVQVIIVKEDSPIATVDDLANADKIGTQRGTTGYLYCSDTPDNGGYGEEHVTAFDTGATAIQALLNGQVDAVVIDNMPAQEFVKANAGLKILDTEFANEDYAIGMAKGNTALLEAVNNALQELTADGTLQSIVDKYITAG
- a CDS encoding ABC transporter substrate-binding protein gives rise to the protein MKKTKLLSLLLAVAMVAGLFAGCSNTTETPSQAPATQAPESQAPAPETQAPAPSGTFDLSVCIASEPQTIDPALNSAVDGAVMTQHMFEGLMKWVDNGVGVEDATINYAELVPGQAASYDKVVHEADDPEKGITAGMVTYTFHLRDDIKWSDGKPVTAGDFEYAWKRLVDLETAADYRNMASSVVGYNEISDGTAAADTLMAKAIDDKTFQVTLYTDLPYFLELCAFPALLPIREDTIAANGDQWTFSPETYLTNGAYKMSEWVHNQKIVMVKNDQYYDYANLGPDSITFTLTDDQNAMLAGFRSNELQFIEDMPVDEIATLLSTGELKIIPYLGTYYVCYQNEKAPFDDWRVRKAFTLAINSQYIVDYVTQTGQIPANGWVPSGISDAEPNSDFRANGGAYWEAPTTDEIYQKNLAEANKLLDEAGYTDRSTFPVVEYLYNTSDNHKAIGEALQQQWQEGLGVTVTLKNQDWSVFLETRKQGDYQIARNGWINDYNDPMGFLDMWLTGGGNNDAQYANPDYDALIQKALSTSDAAERMQAMHDAEDLIIGQDWALGPIYFYTQKYMMQDNVGGVYYTPLGFFFFMYATQK
- a CDS encoding ABC transporter ATP-binding protein; this encodes MSKGEILLEVKNLKKYFPVKGTKGPGVQAVENVSLYIEKGETLGLVGESGCGKTTLGRTILQLHQPTSGRIVYGGETIFEGEDPFKPGPQGQLERVKVPKPKTVNMLPYRRKMQIIFQDPSASLDPRMTVGEIIGEALDIHKLYSSKAERTERIKELLGQVGLNTEHANRYPHEFSGGQQQRVGIARALAVKPEFIVCDEPISALDVSIQSQVVNMLEDMQQELGLTYLFIAHDLSVVRHISRRIGVMYLGCMVELAESYELNKNPLHPYTKTLLSAVPVPDPEVSRSRQRIVLEGDIPSPMNPPTGCRFHTRCPYATEKCKEAVPEFKEHAPGHWAACHLLG
- a CDS encoding ABC transporter ATP-binding protein, coding for MAQNTNEQERYDAQLDAQADAADKSGKTLLEVKDLHVSFFTPAGEVKAVGGITYSLNYGEVMGIVGESGSGKSVEAYSIMGLLQSPGKVIGGSITFEGEDVLAYTKEQMTAFRGSKVSMIFQNPMTCLNPVYTVGNQLVEALRAHDKSISKETAAKRAMDMLELVGINNVAKRMKQYPHEFSGGMRQRVMIAMGLICHPQLLIADEPTTALDVTIQAQILELMKNLQKKTHMGIIFITHNLGVVAEICDKVSVMYAGRMVEQGPVDDIFYKPAHPYTMGLLRSMPRVDAEEHERLIPIEGTPVDMLNPPEGCPFAPRCEHAMKICLKKMPPYVDVGDGHRSACWLRVEEQKKGEPFCSRGGGARQDDQRKDGGSDE
- a CDS encoding peptide ABC transporter permease encodes the protein MAKYVVKRVLMAIVTILVVACITFFVMHAIPGNPWLSEKTPSPQVIEALNAKYGLDKPLPVQLVKYLGNMLQGDFGQSIKMQKNYPVINIIKEMFPVSAKIGLFALLWAVVVGVTLGCLAAYNRGTATDSTLRVVCTIGISMPSFVVASLLLFAFCGGVWKVFPTIFDGTPKSYVLPCLALGFYPMCYMARQTRAAMLDAINQEYIKTARAKGLKTAPIIFKHALRNALIPVITYLGPQVAFTLSGGFVVEKVFSIPGLGRYFVQAIPNRDYPVIMGTTIFLATFIIIMNLVVDILYKLVDPRINLTKGGN